One part of the Tunicatimonas pelagia genome encodes these proteins:
- a CDS encoding trimeric intracellular cation channel family protein, whose amino-acid sequence MVDYMDSYITTFFYAIDLSGTFVFAISGTLTAYRRQIDLFGAGVIALVTALGGGTIRDILIGSLPVGWMQDLRYLLVVASGLTTALVFRGFILKLSKTMFLFDTLGIGLFTVLGLQKTLDLGLHPLIAVMMGTVSAVFGGLVRDLLTNEVPLVLRKEIYATACLLGGVLFLCLRFFEVPSQVSTIITILFISGIRILAVWRGWHLPVAEEFKKKLLKITK is encoded by the coding sequence ATGGTAGATTATATGGACTCCTACATTACGACCTTTTTTTACGCGATAGATCTTTCAGGCACTTTTGTATTTGCTATCAGTGGCACCCTTACCGCTTATCGTCGGCAAATTGATTTGTTTGGCGCAGGCGTTATTGCTTTGGTGACCGCTCTGGGTGGAGGAACTATCCGCGATATACTCATTGGTAGTTTGCCCGTAGGGTGGATGCAAGACTTACGCTATTTACTAGTAGTAGCCAGCGGTTTAACCACCGCCCTGGTGTTCAGGGGTTTTATACTAAAATTGTCTAAGACAATGTTCCTCTTCGATACGCTTGGTATCGGTTTGTTTACCGTGTTAGGATTACAGAAGACACTAGACTTAGGCTTACACCCACTAATTGCGGTAATGATGGGTACAGTATCTGCGGTTTTTGGTGGACTGGTACGGGATTTACTCACTAACGAAGTACCGCTTGTTCTCCGCAAAGAGATATACGCCACGGCTTGTTTGCTGGGTGGTGTGCTGTTCTTATGCTTACGCTTTTTTGAAGTCCCCAGTCAGGTGAGCACCATAATTACTATACTTTTTATTTCGGGTATTCGGATTCTGGCCGTGTGGCGGGGGTGGCACCTTCCAGTGGCGGAAGAATTCAAAAAGAAACTGTTAAAAATAACTAAATGA
- a CDS encoding DUF3472 domain-containing protein, protein MKLTNRGISWMVLLTICLVHATACKNTDDVGNPDNETEEDKLNELTITIPPGGNSWVVNRVEENSSVITESGIHNWTELNSVIRTYFKTSTTGDLYIGLNMKVPSGTSVVRVTVGQQSEEISVSGEEYTTHYVGTFKIAEPGYHFIEIQGVSKEGTYVGDIDNILIGGEATTGETTFVKDDFYFGRRGPSVHLRYEMPENKDVQWFYNEVTVPEGEDVEGSFFMANGFGQGYFGMQVNSESERRILFSVWSPYNTQNPDDIPDEYKIILLGKGNDVVTGEFGNEGSGGQSYLRHNWQAGNTYQFLLKGEPSNNNSTDFTAYFFAPEAGEWKLIASFRRPFTSTYLTDLHSFLENFKPETGFISRRGQYANQWVYDTEGTWHEMNKATFTADATARSGARLDYAGGADSDIFFMQNCGFFDENTAVDTDHERAISGNLPAVDFSQLEVPSLPELPTYLDKTNWQVVGFSSEETVGEGDNGRASLLIDRDNSTYWHSCWSTCDQTYGYPHEIVVDMAQPYQADGFSFVQRNGSRKVEDIEILISNDNSQWESLGNFVLEQTASVQDVALPESKTFRYFKVVFNAAHDEERFASMAEIGIFAR, encoded by the coding sequence ATGAAATTAACGAATAGAGGTATATCGTGGATGGTGTTATTGACTATCTGTTTAGTACACGCAACCGCTTGCAAAAATACCGACGATGTTGGTAACCCTGATAACGAAACTGAAGAAGATAAACTGAACGAGCTAACAATCACCATACCGCCCGGCGGTAATAGTTGGGTGGTAAACCGCGTTGAGGAAAATAGCTCTGTAATCACTGAGTCGGGAATTCACAATTGGACAGAACTTAATAGCGTTATTCGCACGTATTTTAAAACTTCAACAACGGGCGATTTGTACATTGGCTTAAATATGAAAGTACCATCCGGAACGTCGGTTGTCCGGGTCACGGTAGGGCAGCAGTCAGAAGAAATTAGTGTTTCGGGAGAAGAGTACACCACCCACTACGTAGGCACGTTCAAAATTGCAGAACCTGGTTATCACTTCATAGAGATACAGGGTGTTAGCAAGGAAGGCACTTATGTTGGTGATATCGATAACATCTTGATCGGAGGTGAAGCTACTACGGGCGAAACGACATTTGTTAAAGACGATTTCTACTTCGGTAGAAGGGGGCCATCGGTACACCTCAGATACGAGATGCCCGAAAACAAAGATGTACAGTGGTTTTACAATGAAGTAACGGTACCGGAAGGTGAAGATGTAGAAGGTTCTTTCTTTATGGCCAATGGCTTTGGGCAGGGATACTTCGGAATGCAGGTAAATTCTGAGAGCGAAAGAAGGATTTTGTTCTCGGTTTGGAGTCCGTACAATACCCAAAACCCGGATGATATACCCGATGAATATAAGATTATCTTGCTAGGAAAAGGAAATGATGTAGTAACCGGAGAGTTCGGGAATGAAGGCTCAGGCGGACAGAGCTACCTTCGGCATAACTGGCAAGCAGGAAACACCTATCAATTCTTGTTAAAAGGCGAACCCTCGAACAACAACTCTACCGATTTTACGGCTTACTTTTTTGCCCCCGAAGCGGGTGAGTGGAAGCTAATTGCCAGTTTCCGCCGTCCCTTCACCAGCACCTACCTCACTGATCTTCATTCTTTTTTAGAAAACTTCAAACCGGAAACCGGATTCATATCCCGAAGGGGGCAGTACGCCAATCAGTGGGTATACGATACCGAGGGCACTTGGCATGAGATGAACAAAGCGACGTTCACTGCGGATGCTACCGCCCGAAGTGGTGCCCGCTTAGATTATGCCGGAGGAGCAGACAGTGATATATTTTTTATGCAGAACTGTGGCTTTTTTGATGAGAATACCGCGGTTGATACCGATCACGAAAGGGCGATCAGCGGAAATTTACCTGCCGTTGACTTTTCCCAGCTAGAAGTACCTTCCCTTCCCGAGCTACCTACGTATCTTGATAAGACTAATTGGCAGGTGGTTGGGTTCAGCTCTGAAGAGACCGTAGGTGAAGGAGACAATGGGCGAGCATCTTTGCTCATTGACCGTGACAATAGCACATACTGGCATTCCTGTTGGTCTACCTGCGACCAAACGTATGGCTATCCTCACGAGATTGTTGTTGACATGGCACAGCCGTATCAGGCAGATGGGTTTTCCTTCGTTCAACGAAACGGTTCGCGTAAAGTAGAGGATATAGAAATTTTGATAAGTAATGATAACAGCCAGTGGGAAAGCTTAGGTAACTTTGTGCTGGAGCAAACTGCTTCGGTACAAGACGTGGCCCTGCCCGAAAGTAAAACGTTCAGATACTTTAAAGTGGTGTTCAACGCAGCCCACGATGAAGAACGATTTGCCTCTATGGCTGAAATAGGTATTTTTGCCCGATAA
- a CDS encoding VCBS repeat-containing protein encodes MSKVLLAFTSLLLLACQSTTNDNIPAEKLFSTIPTEASGLTFQNDILESEQLHYYKYQYMYIGGGVAAADFNNDGLEDLFFTANIYHNKLFLNQGNLQFKDITPESGIEKRVGFDTGVSVADVNHDGFLDIYICRAGWFDDPKKLANILYINNGDLTFTESAADYGLDNTDRSISSTFFDYDRDGDLDVYIANAPANFELTSKVLNLKNVQADNNALALKGGDKLYQNQGDGTFTDVSQQAGILPDLGFGLHPQVGDLNGDGWPDIFVSNDFIGPDFAYVNQQDGTFKEGRNELFKHISYYSMGADFADVNNDGLAELFVLDMSPEDYVRSKTTMAMMPIDRFWNMVENDHHHQYMHNVLQKNNGNSTFSEVGYLSGIAKTDWSWSALLADFNLDGLNDLYVTNGIYRDVVDRDANNSINKKIDARKASLREKDFYEFTQSLPQEKLTNYFFKNEGSFAFADATEDWADQSPTFSNGAVYADLDNDGDLDVVVNNIDEPATLLRNNARQTSDNHHVQIKLVGSEKNPFAIGTKVKIFLADGSIQTKELIVGRGYMSSVTHTLTFGLGDDANIERAEILWPNGNIQIVADLAVNQLNTIRYQEASFQEKRSSEEPSPLFVSAPFPYQHNDPAYNDFDKQLLIPHKLSQTGPALAQADVNGNGLEDLFLGGGKGQAAQLLLANSSGKFTPKSIPDFEQDQKYEDVGAHFFDADSDGDADLYVVSGSYEFDEGSALLADRLYLNQGQGRFSRADNILPDMLTAGSVVTSADYDADGDLDLFVGGRVMPGKYLVAPTSYILENTGRKFRIVTTEVAPELEEIGMVTDAVWKDLDQDGDTDLLVTGEWMGIEVFLNERGQLVKSESYQDLSAQVGWWNKLLVEDVDNDGDLDIVAGNLGLNHKFSASEEKPLHVYTDDFDENGGMDIVLAKYYDTKLVPVRGKGCTSQKMPFISEKFEKYSDFANADLQGIFGEEIENSLHFEVTEFRSGLFYNNGNASFQFAPFSAEGQMAPINSILYEDFTNDGKKDLLMAGNNYQTEVETTRYDAGIGLLLARDGEGSFQVVSNRKIGLYLDGNIRAMASVRNDGKRQIVVANNDSYHQLFHLMPQGSESAKLLSDRIE; translated from the coding sequence ATGAGCAAAGTACTTCTGGCTTTTACTTCTCTATTGTTACTTGCTTGCCAAAGCACTACGAATGATAATATTCCTGCTGAGAAATTATTCTCAACCATCCCTACCGAAGCCTCGGGCTTAACTTTTCAAAACGACATATTGGAATCGGAGCAGCTTCATTATTACAAATACCAGTATATGTACATCGGAGGGGGAGTAGCTGCCGCCGACTTTAACAATGATGGATTGGAAGACCTTTTTTTTACAGCTAATATTTACCACAATAAACTATTTCTTAATCAAGGTAATCTGCAATTCAAAGATATTACTCCGGAGTCAGGCATTGAGAAGCGGGTGGGGTTTGATACCGGAGTTTCTGTTGCCGACGTAAACCACGATGGCTTTCTGGACATCTACATCTGCCGGGCGGGCTGGTTTGATGATCCTAAAAAACTAGCCAATATACTGTATATCAATAATGGGGATTTAACTTTTACCGAAAGTGCCGCCGACTACGGTTTGGACAACACCGACCGCTCCATTTCGTCTACCTTTTTTGACTACGACCGAGACGGCGATTTGGATGTGTACATTGCCAATGCTCCGGCGAACTTTGAACTTACCTCAAAGGTGCTAAATCTGAAGAATGTTCAGGCTGATAACAACGCCCTAGCTCTAAAAGGAGGAGATAAGCTTTACCAGAACCAGGGCGACGGCACGTTCACCGACGTATCGCAGCAAGCAGGTATTTTACCCGACTTAGGCTTTGGGCTGCACCCGCAAGTGGGCGACCTAAATGGCGACGGCTGGCCGGACATTTTCGTTTCCAACGACTTCATCGGCCCAGATTTCGCCTACGTTAATCAGCAAGATGGCACGTTCAAAGAAGGGCGGAACGAGCTATTCAAACACATTTCGTACTACAGTATGGGGGCTGATTTTGCTGATGTGAATAATGATGGATTGGCAGAACTATTCGTGCTAGACATGAGCCCAGAAGATTACGTGCGCTCCAAAACCACGATGGCCATGATGCCGATAGATCGGTTTTGGAACATGGTAGAAAACGACCACCACCACCAGTATATGCACAATGTGCTACAGAAAAACAATGGCAACAGTACCTTTAGCGAGGTCGGCTACCTCTCAGGTATTGCCAAAACTGATTGGAGCTGGTCGGCTCTGCTAGCTGATTTCAATCTGGATGGTCTCAATGACCTGTACGTAACCAATGGCATTTACCGCGACGTAGTAGACCGGGATGCCAATAATTCGATCAACAAAAAGATTGATGCTCGCAAAGCGTCACTCAGGGAAAAAGATTTTTACGAATTTACCCAAAGCCTTCCCCAGGAGAAGCTAACGAACTATTTCTTCAAAAATGAAGGCTCATTTGCCTTTGCAGATGCGACAGAAGATTGGGCCGATCAATCACCCACCTTCTCTAACGGCGCGGTTTATGCCGACCTGGATAACGATGGCGACCTGGATGTAGTAGTGAATAACATTGATGAGCCAGCCACTCTACTGAGAAACAACGCGCGGCAAACATCAGACAACCACCATGTGCAAATCAAGCTGGTTGGCTCAGAAAAGAATCCCTTTGCGATTGGAACTAAGGTAAAGATTTTTCTCGCAGATGGCTCCATTCAGACCAAAGAACTCATTGTGGGGCGGGGCTATATGTCGTCGGTCACACACACATTAACCTTTGGGCTGGGCGACGATGCCAATATTGAACGAGCTGAGATTCTCTGGCCGAATGGAAATATTCAAATTGTCGCTGACCTAGCGGTCAATCAACTCAATACTATTCGCTATCAGGAAGCATCATTTCAGGAAAAACGCTCAAGTGAAGAGCCCTCCCCCCTATTTGTCTCGGCTCCTTTTCCTTATCAACACAACGACCCCGCATATAATGATTTTGACAAGCAATTACTGATTCCTCACAAACTATCCCAAACCGGGCCTGCCCTGGCTCAAGCTGATGTTAATGGCAATGGTTTGGAAGACCTGTTTTTGGGTGGGGGAAAGGGGCAAGCTGCTCAGTTACTTTTAGCAAATTCTTCCGGGAAATTTACCCCAAAATCAATACCGGATTTTGAGCAAGATCAAAAATACGAAGATGTAGGTGCTCACTTTTTTGATGCGGATAGCGATGGTGATGCCGACCTTTACGTAGTAAGTGGTAGCTACGAATTTGATGAAGGCTCTGCCTTACTAGCAGATCGCTTGTACTTGAATCAGGGGCAGGGTCGGTTTAGTCGCGCTGATAATATACTGCCCGATATGCTTACGGCTGGCTCGGTAGTTACCTCAGCTGACTACGATGCCGACGGTGACCTGGATCTCTTCGTTGGGGGGCGAGTTATGCCCGGAAAATATCTGGTAGCGCCCACCAGCTACATCCTGGAAAATACTGGGCGTAAGTTTAGAATAGTAACTACTGAAGTTGCCCCCGAATTAGAAGAAATCGGCATGGTAACCGATGCTGTTTGGAAGGATCTTGACCAAGATGGTGATACTGATTTGCTCGTCACTGGGGAATGGATGGGAATTGAGGTGTTTCTTAACGAGCGGGGTCAATTAGTTAAAAGCGAAAGTTACCAAGATCTATCTGCCCAAGTAGGCTGGTGGAACAAACTACTCGTAGAAGACGTGGATAACGATGGCGATTTAGATATTGTAGCCGGAAACCTGGGGCTGAACCATAAGTTTAGCGCCTCAGAAGAAAAACCGTTGCACGTATATACGGATGACTTTGACGAAAACGGGGGTATGGACATTGTGCTGGCCAAATACTACGATACGAAGCTAGTTCCGGTTCGGGGTAAAGGTTGCACTTCGCAAAAAATGCCGTTTATATCCGAAAAGTTTGAGAAATACAGCGACTTCGCTAATGCCGACCTTCAGGGAATTTTCGGTGAGGAAATTGAAAACTCGCTACACTTTGAGGTGACAGAATTTAGGTCAGGCCTCTTTTACAACAATGGGAATGCTTCATTTCAGTTTGCCCCCTTTTCAGCAGAAGGGCAAATGGCTCCGATCAACAGTATTCTCTACGAGGATTTTACCAACGACGGAAAGAAAGACCTGCTCATGGCAGGTAATAACTACCAAACCGAAGTAGAAACTACCCGCTACGATGCGGGTATCGGGCTGTTACTCGCCAGAGACGGAGAAGGAAGCTTTCAGGTCGTCAGTAACCGAAAAATTGGGCTATACCTCGATGGTAATATACGGGCGATGGCTTCAGTGAGAAATGATGGAAAGAGGCAGATTGTCGTTGCCAACAATGATAGCTACCACCAGTTGTTTCATTTGATGCCTCAAGGGAGCGAAAGTGCCAAATTGCTATCAGATAGAATAGAATGA
- a CDS encoding SusC/RagA family TonB-linked outer membrane protein: MMKLLTTSLLLTLFALPSVLLGQSRVISGTVLDGSNDEPLPGVNILAQGTTVGTITNADGTYRLTVSEAVDTLIYSFTGYLAEEIAIGSQTTIDITLMPDIMSLSEVVVVAYGTQTREAITSSVAKVEAKELTDITVPDVSTMLQGKAAGVQVTSSSGAPGSVPAILIRGASSLNGSVVPLWVVDGVIQHGVPIINPTDVENISILKDAAATSLYGSRGANGVVIVTTKRGEVGKGQITFSAKRSFNQFNDGRFEVMNSQQLYDYHTQFGNTQPWFTPELLNRDYDWIEGGTQTGIVDDYNVSFSAGTDKVNTYINAGYYSEEGTIRGDELDRYTFRMNLDYQLNDRLKIMPKLAYSFDVRDRVAEAPRYELYLNLPWDNPFDADGNPINAQESAEWIGRDQRNYFYDQQWNYSSSEIINLSSNFDFEFTILDNLTFISTNNFTLYDAQTESYVDPRSNAGLAINGSIYDFAARRLTRLSTQMLRLDQDFGKYELTVLGGYEFNDYRYEDFNATGQGIIAGTEILNVATEPGSIGGFKNDYALQSFFLATDHSYEDRYFAKASIRRDGASNFGLENQYGTFFALGAGWNIHNEDFYSSRIVNELKLRVSYGSVGNRPSSLYPYQGTYRADTQYDGLPAVVLDQFGNPDLKWEKSYETNLAVDALLFDRVNTTIEYYNKNTSDLLYFVNLPDLTGFSGFWENVGGVTNRGVEAAVNADIIRGQNFNWNVGFNIGINQNEITELFDDQNEIPRGNKIFEVGQDYNSWYTRRWLGVDTETGDPLWEVYDRETGERTETTNYNEATLQRIGTSTPDFIGGFNTGLSYKSVSLTANFAFSKGGTIYNASRQLFDSDGFYSTFNQQVLIDDWSRWQQAGDVATHPRAVEGGNNLSNNPSSRYLEDASYLRMTNVTLSYTVPNNLLNSIGVRGANFYVAGDNLLTFTNFSGVDPAVTDFPQDDLSQGSSGSVSLSYPIPRRFVLGLNVTF, from the coding sequence ATGATGAAACTCTTAACTACTAGTTTATTACTGACTCTATTCGCGCTACCGAGCGTTCTGCTAGGCCAGAGTAGGGTCATATCGGGAACCGTACTTGACGGCAGCAATGATGAGCCACTGCCAGGAGTGAATATTCTGGCGCAAGGAACTACGGTAGGTACTATTACCAATGCCGACGGAACGTATCGGCTTACGGTTAGTGAGGCGGTAGATACCCTCATTTACTCCTTTACCGGCTACCTTGCCGAAGAAATTGCTATCGGGTCACAAACGACTATTGATATCACGCTTATGCCCGACATCATGTCGCTGTCCGAAGTTGTAGTAGTTGCCTACGGAACCCAAACCAGAGAAGCCATCACTTCGTCGGTAGCTAAGGTTGAGGCGAAAGAGCTAACCGACATTACGGTACCCGACGTATCAACCATGCTACAGGGGAAAGCTGCCGGAGTACAGGTTACTTCCTCTAGTGGGGCTCCCGGTTCCGTTCCAGCTATTTTGATTCGCGGGGCATCCTCACTCAACGGTAGCGTAGTACCGCTGTGGGTAGTAGATGGGGTTATTCAGCACGGAGTTCCTATCATTAATCCGACAGACGTAGAAAATATTTCTATACTAAAAGATGCGGCGGCTACTTCGCTGTACGGTTCTCGCGGAGCTAACGGAGTAGTTATTGTTACCACTAAGCGCGGAGAAGTAGGCAAAGGGCAAATTACCTTCAGTGCTAAAAGGTCGTTTAATCAGTTTAACGATGGTCGGTTTGAGGTAATGAATTCTCAGCAGTTGTACGACTACCACACGCAGTTTGGGAACACCCAGCCCTGGTTTACTCCGGAGCTATTGAACCGCGATTATGATTGGATAGAAGGGGGTACGCAAACCGGAATTGTCGACGACTATAATGTGTCGTTTTCGGCCGGTACTGATAAAGTAAATACCTATATCAACGCGGGATACTACTCCGAAGAAGGCACCATACGGGGTGATGAGCTAGATCGGTACACTTTTCGGATGAACCTAGATTATCAGCTAAATGATCGGCTCAAAATTATGCCTAAGCTGGCGTATAGTTTTGACGTGCGCGACCGAGTGGCTGAAGCGCCTCGCTATGAACTTTACCTAAACCTACCCTGGGACAATCCTTTTGATGCGGATGGTAATCCGATTAACGCTCAAGAATCAGCAGAGTGGATTGGGCGGGATCAGCGAAACTACTTTTACGACCAACAGTGGAATTACTCATCGAGTGAGATTATTAATTTGAGCTCTAACTTTGATTTTGAATTTACCATTTTAGATAACCTCACATTTATATCGACCAACAACTTCACCTTGTACGATGCTCAAACTGAATCTTATGTTGATCCGCGATCCAACGCAGGGTTGGCTATCAATGGTAGCATCTACGATTTTGCTGCCCGAAGGCTGACCCGTCTAAGTACTCAGATGCTACGTTTGGATCAAGATTTTGGAAAGTATGAATTGACTGTGCTGGGCGGCTACGAGTTTAATGATTACCGTTACGAAGATTTTAATGCCACAGGACAAGGTATTATTGCCGGAACCGAAATCCTAAATGTGGCCACCGAACCCGGATCTATCGGTGGCTTTAAAAACGACTACGCATTGCAATCGTTCTTCTTAGCCACTGACCATTCTTACGAAGATCGTTATTTTGCTAAAGCTTCCATCCGAAGAGACGGAGCTTCTAACTTTGGTCTGGAAAACCAGTATGGTACTTTCTTCGCGTTAGGAGCCGGTTGGAATATTCATAATGAAGACTTTTACAGTAGCCGGATTGTGAATGAACTGAAACTTCGCGTAAGCTACGGCTCAGTAGGTAATCGCCCTTCGTCACTATATCCTTACCAAGGAACTTACCGGGCTGATACTCAGTACGACGGACTTCCAGCAGTAGTACTTGATCAATTCGGCAACCCTGATCTGAAGTGGGAAAAATCGTACGAAACTAACTTAGCTGTTGACGCATTGTTGTTTGATCGAGTTAATACGACTATTGAGTACTACAACAAAAATACTTCTGACCTCCTGTATTTTGTTAATCTTCCTGACTTAACTGGTTTTAGTGGGTTTTGGGAGAATGTGGGAGGCGTAACCAATCGAGGGGTTGAAGCGGCAGTAAATGCTGATATTATCCGAGGGCAGAATTTTAATTGGAACGTAGGTTTCAATATTGGAATCAATCAAAATGAAATTACCGAGCTTTTTGACGATCAAAATGAAATACCTCGTGGTAACAAAATTTTTGAAGTAGGCCAGGACTACAACTCTTGGTACACCAGACGATGGTTAGGCGTGGATACTGAAACGGGAGACCCGCTTTGGGAAGTGTATGATAGGGAAACGGGCGAGCGCACGGAGACGACAAATTATAATGAAGCTACTCTTCAGCGTATTGGCACTTCAACCCCGGATTTTATCGGTGGATTCAATACGGGTCTTTCTTACAAAAGCGTTTCATTAACTGCTAATTTTGCCTTCTCTAAGGGGGGTACTATATACAATGCCTCTCGTCAACTGTTTGATTCTGATGGCTTCTATTCTACTTTTAACCAGCAGGTACTTATTGATGATTGGTCTCGTTGGCAGCAGGCGGGTGACGTAGCTACCCACCCCCGGGCAGTAGAAGGCGGTAATAACCTTTCTAATAATCCTTCTTCTCGGTACTTGGAAGATGCAAGTTATCTAAGAATGACCAATGTGACTCTGTCTTATACCGTTCCTAACAACCTGCTAAATAGTATTGGAGTACGTGGCGCTAACTTTTACGTAGCCGGTGACAACTTGCTGACCTTCACTAATTTTAGTGGGGTAGATCCAGCTGTGACAGATTTTCCGCAAGATGATCTTAGCCAAGGTTCATCTGGGTCAGTCAGTTTAAGCTATCCTATTCCCAGACGATTTGTACTAGGTTTGAACGTTACATTTTAA
- a CDS encoding RagB/SusD family nutrient uptake outer membrane protein yields the protein MKNIKYIFVLVLATLCFSCDLEKNPYDEIAVEELFEDPAAVETATLGNYALLKGSSGFDGWADDLHRISEYPGDNVALSGGTSDHLFFLYNYQSIANNSRVDRFWRNSYKAAVGCNTIIERITEGESPESDQLLGENYYLRGLIYFQMGNIFGRPYTQDPSSLSIPLKLTSDTEDRPNRSTVQEVYEQVIDDLKKAEALMTINKGASFASKEAAQALLSRVYLYQEDHANTIAYADQVLESGTYSLLPAATFSVINTLTPAENSEAIFSVTLNSNSDLLGGSDHWFTPGSMYATIQGVGWGEMHASRSYLELLEKNPTDARSSFIDPQYIIEEGERVPAVYWVNEETYTYEFRRTQEADGVITFDEEGTVYTVESEEVDGVTTYFFNGTNGRQDVVYGFDLEKRNGYPKFFITKASLQEEDRHLWSPNVSRLAEMYLNKAEAYAKQNDAQNALDNVNIIRERAGIPAYSVGNLPDGMDLLDVVLEERRLEFAYEGQRRFDVYRNGRTMDRRYPGTHLNGTNPFFEIPASSLRIVEFIPEQQIVLQPSLIQND from the coding sequence ATGAAAAATATCAAATACATCTTTGTACTTGTACTGGCAACTCTCTGCTTTTCCTGCGACTTAGAAAAGAATCCCTATGATGAAATTGCTGTAGAGGAGCTGTTCGAAGATCCCGCCGCCGTAGAAACTGCTACGCTGGGAAACTACGCACTGCTAAAGGGCTCATCCGGCTTCGATGGCTGGGCCGATGACTTGCATCGCATCTCGGAATATCCAGGTGATAACGTAGCTCTAAGTGGAGGTACCAGCGATCATCTTTTCTTCTTATACAACTACCAATCTATCGCTAACAACAGCCGGGTAGACCGTTTCTGGCGTAATTCTTACAAAGCAGCCGTTGGCTGTAACACTATCATTGAGCGGATTACCGAGGGCGAGTCACCTGAAAGTGATCAATTACTGGGTGAGAATTATTACCTTAGAGGCCTTATCTACTTTCAGATGGGCAACATCTTCGGAAGACCCTATACGCAAGATCCGTCCAGCTTGTCAATACCACTGAAGCTGACTTCCGATACGGAAGACCGCCCCAATCGGAGTACGGTACAGGAAGTGTATGAGCAGGTGATTGATGATTTGAAAAAAGCGGAAGCTCTAATGACTATTAACAAGGGAGCTTCCTTTGCCTCTAAGGAAGCTGCTCAGGCCTTGCTATCGCGGGTATACTTGTATCAGGAAGACCACGCCAACACCATTGCTTACGCGGATCAGGTACTAGAATCCGGTACGTATAGCCTGCTGCCTGCGGCTACCTTCAGTGTGATAAACACGCTTACCCCGGCTGAGAATAGCGAAGCAATTTTTAGCGTCACGCTAAACAGTAATTCCGATTTACTGGGTGGTTCTGATCACTGGTTTACCCCCGGTTCCATGTACGCGACCATTCAAGGGGTTGGCTGGGGCGAAATGCACGCTTCCCGCTCTTATCTGGAGTTGCTAGAAAAGAATCCCACTGATGCTAGAAGCTCATTCATTGATCCGCAGTATATTATTGAAGAGGGCGAGCGGGTCCCGGCGGTTTACTGGGTAAACGAAGAAACCTACACCTACGAATTCCGAAGAACGCAGGAAGCTGACGGAGTAATTACGTTTGACGAGGAAGGAACCGTTTATACCGTTGAGTCGGAAGAAGTTGATGGAGTAACTACTTACTTTTTCAATGGGACAAACGGGCGGCAGGATGTAGTGTATGGCTTTGATCTGGAAAAACGTAATGGCTATCCTAAGTTTTTTATTACCAAAGCTTCTCTACAAGAAGAAGACCGTCACCTGTGGTCGCCCAACGTTTCTCGTTTGGCAGAAATGTACCTGAACAAAGCGGAAGCGTACGCTAAGCAGAACGACGCGCAAAATGCGCTCGATAATGTGAATATTATTCGGGAACGGGCAGGAATACCAGCGTATAGTGTAGGAAACCTTCCGGACGGAATGGATCTGCTGGATGTGGTTCTGGAAGAACGTCGCTTAGAGTTTGCCTACGAAGGGCAGCGTCGCTTCGACGTGTACCGAAATGGCCGAACAATGGATCGTCGCTATCCGGGTACACACCTCAATGGAACCAATCCGTTCTTTGAGATTCCGGCCAGCAGCCTGCGAATAGTTGAGTTTATTCCTGAGCAGCAAATCGTTCTGCAACCTTCGCTTATCCAAAACGATTAA